A single region of the Ctenopharyngodon idella isolate HZGC_01 chromosome 21, HZGC01, whole genome shotgun sequence genome encodes:
- the LOC127503382 gene encoding olfactory receptor 52N2-like, with product MDNLTFRYSVLLVEGLQVTPQSSQLTFIFLLMAYVFAMVSNIGILIQISAEKSLHQPMYILFCHLPVSDIIGTTVLVPRLLKDLITDPSERYITYVECVFQAFFTHLYGTTSNTILMIMAFDRYVAICNPLRYPTIMSNKMIVKLSAGAWGAAVVPVSILIGLSVRLSHCRSFIANHFCDNASLFKLSCENTVINNVYGLTFTVVLLTSSLGWVLLTYLRIAMVCIKSKNKATNSKAIKTCSTHLAVYIIMQICGFVPIFLHRFPVYAESRKFGSVLFHVIPPGLNPIIYGLQSKEIRQRMLKMCINKS from the coding sequence ATGGACAACCTGACATTCAGATATAGTGTACTCTTAGTGGAGGGACTGCAAGTTACACCTCAGTCAAGCCAGCttacattcatttttctgttgatgGCTTATGTCTTTGCAATGGTGTCTAACATTGGGATTTTGATTCAGATCTCAGCAGAAAAAAGTTTACACCAGCCTATGTACATTCTTTTCTGTCACTTGCCAGTGAGTGATATTATTGGAACAACTGTCCTCGTACCGCGTTTACTGAAGGACTTAATAACAGACCCCTCTGAGCGCTACATCACATATGTGGAGTGTGTTTTCCAAgctttttttacacatttatatgGAACAACATCCAATACTATTCTAATGATCATGGCCTTTGACAGATATGTGGCCATATGCAATCCACTGCGATACCCAACTATAATGAGCAATAAAATGATTGTAAAATTGTCGGCAGGAGCCTGGGGTGCTGCAGTAGTTCCAGTGTCAATTTTGATCGGCCTCAGTGTGCGTCTCTCTCACTGCAGATCATTCATTGCAAACCACTTTTGTGACAATGCTTCACTATTTAAACTGTCCTGTGAAAATACAGTGATTAATAATGTATATGGATTAACTTTTACTGTGGTTTTACTCACCTCCTCACTGGGGTGGGTGTTACTGACATATCTCAGAATAGCAATGGTATgtataaaaagcaaaaacaaagcaacTAACAGCAAAGCAATAAAAACCTGCAGCACTCACTTAGCTGTTTATATAATCATGCAGATCTGTGGATTTGTTCCAATTTTTCTCCATCGTTTCCCTGTATATGCTGAGAGTAGGAAGTTCGGGAGTGTACTGTTTCATGTTATACCACCTGGATTGAATCCCATAATATATGGTTTACAATCCAAGGAAATAAGACAAAGGatgttaaaaatgtgcataaataaaagttaa